DNA from Anaerolineae bacterium:
TCCCTTATGGATTGTTTATCGGTCAATACCATTGTCAGGCGATCAATGCCTACGCCCAAGCCTCCAGTCGGAGGCATTCCATGCATCAGGGCTAAGATAAAATCTTCATCAACAGGGTGCGTTTCTTCGTCCCCTCTCTCACGAGCTCTGGCCTGCTCCAGAAATCTCTCCCTTTGGTCCAGAGGGTCATTAAGCTCGCTGAAGGCATTAGCAATTTCCATGCCTCCAATGAAGCCTTCAAACCGCTCTACCAAGTGGGGAGCTTCAGGCTTGCGCTTGGCCAAAGGAGAGATTTCCACCGGATAGTCCATGACGAATATAGGGCCCGTAAGGTGTGGTTCTACATACTCTTTGAACAATTCATCTATCTGTTTGCCCCATGTAGGTTTAGGGTCTACCCTGAGGCCTCTGTTTCTGATGGCCTCCCTGAGGCTCTCCAGGTCTCTGTATTCTTCGAAGTCTATGCCTGTGTGTTCAATAAGCAGTTCTCTCATGGTAGTTCTCGGCCAGGGTGGCGATAGCTCTATTTTCTTCCCAGCGTAAGTTATGGTGGTGGTGCCAAGGGCTTCCATGGCTATGTAGGCTATCATTTCCTCCGTAAGGCGCATCATGTCGTGGTAATCGGCATAGGCCTGGTAGCATTCCATCATAGTGAATTCCGGGTTGTGGCGAGCGTCCACCCCTTCGTTCCGGAAATCCTTGCCTATTTCGTAAACTTTATCAAACCCACCCACTATTAAGCGTTTAAGGTAAAGTTCGTCAGAAATGCGCAGGTAGAAGGAGCTCTCCAGAGCATGATACCAGGTTTCAAAGGGCCTCGCTGCTGCGCCACCGTACAGGGGCTGAAGGATGGGAGTTTCCACCTCCAGAAAGCCTTTGGAGTCCAAAAACCGGCGCATGGCGGTGATTATCTTGCTCCTTATAACGAAAATTTCCCGCACTTCTTCATTGGCCAGCAGGTCCAGATACCGCCGGCGGTAGCGAAGTTCCACATCCTGAAGGCCGTGCCATTTTTCCGGGAGAGGGTGAAGGGATTTGGCCAGGAGGCGGTAATCTTCCACCAATAAAGTTATTTCCCCAGTGCGGGTCCGGAAGATGTTACCGCAGGCTTCTATAAAGTCTCCGATGTCAAAAAAGTCCAGGAAAAAGCGATACCGTTCCTCCCCCAGAAGGTCGCGGCGAAACATCAGCTGGATTTTACCGGTGCCGTCGGCTATGTGGGTGAAAGTGAGGCCCCCCATGTTGCGGAAAGCGATAAGCCTTCCGGTGAGGAATATTTTTTCCTGTCCAAATTTTTCATCCTGCTCAAAGGCTTCTCGCGCCTCTTTGATGGAATGAGTCCGCCGGACTCTTGCCGGGTAGGGGTCTATCCCAAGTTCCCGTAGTTTTTCCAGCTTGCGCAAGCGATGGTAAAACTGATCGGGTAGTTCCAGCTCCTGCAATTTAGCCCTCCGGAGTCTTTACTCAATGCTTATGATCTTGAAGACAATGCGGCCGGCGGGGGCGTTAACTACTACTGTATCGCCAACCTTTGCTCCCATAAGAGCTCTGCCCAGAGGTGATTCGTTGGATATGCGGCCCTGGAGCGGATCCGCTTCGGTGGAACCCACGATCAGGTAGGTTTCCGGTTCAGTGTTCCCTTCTTCCAGGAGGGTCACCTTTGACCCGAGGCACACCCGGTCGTTCCCTTCGGGCCTTTCAATGATTACAGCGTTTTCCAGGATTTTTTCCAGAGTCATTATCCTACCTTCCAGGAAGGCTTGAGCTGTTTTGGCTTCTTCGTAACCAGCATTCTCCGATACGTCTCCTTCAGCTTTGGCCTGGTGAATCTGTTGGGCAATCTCGGCCCTCCTTACAGTCCGGAGGTATTCCAGTTCTTCTTCCAGCTTTTTCTTGCCTTCGGGCGTCAGGTAGAAAACTTTTGTTTGCTTTTCCATGCACACCTCCTGGGGAAATAAAAATAGCCCGCTTCGGGCTTGATTATATTATAACCGGAAAACGGCTCGCAGGCAAAAACCATCAAGGCTACTTTCTTCATCTCCCCCGCGAACTATAGAGAGAAATAGCCCGCTGGAGGAGTTCTTCGGTGCCAGGGGGGAGGGGGACTTCTTCAAGTTCTTCGGGGGAGAACCAGCGGACCTCTTCTACGTCGGAAGAAGGACAAACTCCCAGTTCTTTAGGAAAAGCCAGAAAATCCACAATTACGTAATGAAAGCGAAGTCTGCCCTCGGCATCCCGATGGATGCTGTCCACCACTTCCAGAACTGGCCCTACTTCTATTTCAATGCCGCATTCCTCCTTTACTTCTCGTTTAATGGCTTCCCGGGCTCTTTCTCCCAGTTCAATGACTCCGCCAGGTATGCTCCAGTATCCTCTGGAAGGTTCCTTGCTCCTTTTAACCAGGAGAACTTTGCCCTGGTGAATTATCACTGCTCCTACAGCAGGAATTGGGGTCTCAGGGTATTCGCGTTTCATGAGGCCAATTTTCCCAGAAGTTTCAGGGCTTTTTCCATTCTGGCCAAAGTCCGTTCCCTTCCCAGAATCGCCATAGTGCCGAAGAGAGGAGGAGAAACCTTCTTCCCGGTCACAGCCGTCCTTATGATGCCAAAAAGCTGACCGGCTTTGAGGCCCATTTCAGCTGCGAGCCCTCTGAGGGCCTCTTCAAGGGCTTTTTCCTCAAAGTCCGGCAGTTCCATGATCTTCTCGTAAGCACGCCGAAGTGCTTCCAGGGATTCACGAGGGGTCATCTTATCTCCTACGAGGGCCTCCGGCTCGTAGCTTATCTCTTCCTGGAAGAAGAAATCCACCAGGGCTACAGCGTCGCCCAGGGTCTTTATCCTTTCCTGAATGAGGGGGACGATAGGCTTTACTGTTTCAAATTCAACCTGAAAGCCCGCTTTCTTGAGGAAAAGCGTCAGCCTGCCGGCCAGGTCGTTGGGGTCAAGCTGCCGGATGTAATAGCCGTTCATCCATTCCAGCTTGTCATAGGAGAAAGAAGCTGGAGAGGATTTAACTCTTTCCAGGGAGAAACGCTCAATGAGCTGTTCTTTTGTCATAATTTCAGTGCGGTCATCGTATGACCACCCCACCAGAGCCAGGAAGTTGAACATGGCCTCAGGAAGATAGCCTGCTTCCCGAAACTCTCTCACCAGCACAGGATAGACGCGACCGTCAGCTCCTATGGTCTTGCGTTTGCTGAGTTTCCCTTTGCCTGTTGGGGAAAGGATTAAGGGCAGATGAGCGAACTGAGGTGGCTCCCAACCGAAGCCCTGGTAGAGCAGAACATGCTTGGGGGTTGAGGGTATCCACTCATCGGCCCGCATCACGTGGGTTATCTTCATGAAGTGGTCATCCACCACGTTGGCTAAGTGATAGGTGGGATAGCCATCGGATTTCAGGAGGACGAGGTCTTCAATGTTTACGTTATTAACGGTAATCTCCCCATGGATTAGGTCGCGGAAGGAGGTTTTACCCTCCAGAGGGACTTTAAGGCGGATAACGTAGCTTCTCCCTTCGGCTTCCAGAGCTGCTCTTTCCTCATCGGAGAGGAAGCGGCAGTGGCGGTCGTAACTTGGGGGTTGTTTTTTGCGCCGCTGCTCTTCTCTCAAGCGCTCAAGTCTTTCCTGGGAGCAAAAGCATTTGTAGGCCCAGCCTCGCTCGATCAATATATGAGCATATTTCTGGTAGAGTTCAAGGCGCTGGGATTGGAAGTAAGGTCCATAGGGTCCTCCTACAGCTGGTCCTTCATCCCACTCCAGCCCAAGCCACCTGAGGCCCTCCATTATATCTTCCAGGGAATCAGGGACGTAACGGGTGCGGTCAGTGTCCTCTATTCTGAGGATGAAAGAGCCCCCGTGGCGACGGGCAAAGAGCCAGTTGAAGAGGGCTGTTCTTGCCCCTCCTACATGAAGGTAACCGGTGGGACTCGGTGCAAAGCGAACTCTTACCGTCACAACCTCCTCCACAATTTTAACGCTAACTCCTGCGAGCGGGCGGTGATTTCCTCTTCGTCCAGGGTAAGAAGTTTTCCTTTTTCCATCAGTATTTTACCACCCACAATCACAGTGTCAACCCCTGTCCCATCCACTCCAAAGATTATGTGCCACGGGTAATTGCTTTCGGTGATGGGCGTTGTAGGGTGATAATTGATGATTATGATGTCAGCCCAGGCGCCTGGTTCAAGGGTTCCCAGAGGCCTTTCGGGCCAGAAGAGGCTCGCTGTTCTGGTGTTGTGGGTGAAAGCCATTTTCAGGATTAAATCTGCTCCTATCGCCTGGGGATCAAGTTTTGCCAGTCTGTGGACCAGGTAAGCGGTGTGCATTTCCACGAACATGTTGTTGGAAAAGCCATCGTTCCCGAGGCCCACTTCTATGCCTCTGGCCAGCATCTCTATCACCGGAGCTGTTCCTACAGCGTTGTTCATGTTGGAGCGAGGGTTATGGACTACCCTGGTTCCGGTTTCTTTCAGGATTTCTATCTCCCTTTCATTCACATGGACGCAGTGAGCAGCGATGGTTTTGGAGCCCAGGATTCCAAAACGGTGCAGCCTTTCCACCACTCTAAGTCCCGAACGGCGCAGGGAGTCTTCCTGGTCGGCCTTGTCTTCAGCTACGTGGAGATGGAAACCTGATTCAAGGCTATAGGCAGAAGCCGCACATTTCTCCAGGGTTTCATCCGAGAGGGTTAGGGAGGCGTGAAGGCCGAAAGTAGCCCTTATCAGGCTTCCCTTTTCCCGGCTCTTGCGGATGAAGCGCTCGTTTTCCCGAACCCCCGCCTCCATCCGTTCCTGGCCATCGCGGTCTGTTACTTCGTAGCAGAGGCAGGCCCTCAAACCAGCCTGCTCTACCGCTTCGGCGATGA
Protein-coding regions in this window:
- the greA gene encoding transcription elongation factor GreA; the protein is MEKQTKVFYLTPEGKKKLEEELEYLRTVRRAEIAQQIHQAKAEGDVSENAGYEEAKTAQAFLEGRIMTLEKILENAVIIERPEGNDRVCLGSKVTLLEEGNTEPETYLIVGSTEADPLQGRISNESPLGRALMGAKVGDTVVVNAPAGRIVFKIISIE
- the ssnA gene encoding putative aminohydrolase SsnA; the encoded protein is MLILGGTVLTFDPKTPILIGGAILVRGDQIADLGPASELIKRHPGEKIMDARDKLLMPGLICAHTHFYGAFARGMAIPGEPPRNFPHILEKLWWRLDKTLSYEDIRYSTLVCLVDAIKHGTTTLIDHHASQGAIDGSLDIIAEAVEQAGLRACLCYEVTDRDGQERMEAGVRENERFIRKSREKGSLIRATFGLHASLTLSDETLEKCAASAYSLESGFHLHVAEDKADQEDSLRRSGLRVVERLHRFGILGSKTIAAHCVHVNEREIEILKETGTRVVHNPRSNMNNAVGTAPVIEMLARGIEVGLGNDGFSNNMFVEMHTAYLVHRLAKLDPQAIGADLILKMAFTHNTRTASLFWPERPLGTLEPGAWADIIIINYHPTTPITESNYPWHIIFGVDGTGVDTVIVGGKILMEKGKLLTLDEEEITARSQELALKLWRRL
- the gltX gene encoding glutamate--tRNA ligase is translated as MTVRVRFAPSPTGYLHVGGARTALFNWLFARRHGGSFILRIEDTDRTRYVPDSLEDIMEGLRWLGLEWDEGPAVGGPYGPYFQSQRLELYQKYAHILIERGWAYKCFCSQERLERLREEQRRKKQPPSYDRHCRFLSDEERAALEAEGRSYVIRLKVPLEGKTSFRDLIHGEITVNNVNIEDLVLLKSDGYPTYHLANVVDDHFMKITHVMRADEWIPSTPKHVLLYQGFGWEPPQFAHLPLILSPTGKGKLSKRKTIGADGRVYPVLVREFREAGYLPEAMFNFLALVGWSYDDRTEIMTKEQLIERFSLERVKSSPASFSYDKLEWMNGYYIRQLDPNDLAGRLTLFLKKAGFQVEFETVKPIVPLIQERIKTLGDAVALVDFFFQEEISYEPEALVGDKMTPRESLEALRRAYEKIMELPDFEEKALEEALRGLAAEMGLKAGQLFGIIRTAVTGKKVSPPLFGTMAILGRERTLARMEKALKLLGKLAS
- the lysS gene encoding lysine--tRNA ligase; its protein translation is MELPDQFYHRLRKLEKLRELGIDPYPARVRRTHSIKEAREAFEQDEKFGQEKIFLTGRLIAFRNMGGLTFTHIADGTGKIQLMFRRDLLGEERYRFFLDFFDIGDFIEACGNIFRTRTGEITLLVEDYRLLAKSLHPLPEKWHGLQDVELRYRRRYLDLLANEEVREIFVIRSKIITAMRRFLDSKGFLEVETPILQPLYGGAAARPFETWYHALESSFYLRISDELYLKRLIVGGFDKVYEIGKDFRNEGVDARHNPEFTMMECYQAYADYHDMMRLTEEMIAYIAMEALGTTTITYAGKKIELSPPWPRTTMRELLIEHTGIDFEEYRDLESLREAIRNRGLRVDPKPTWGKQIDELFKEYVEPHLTGPIFVMDYPVEISPLAKRKPEAPHLVERFEGFIGGMEIANAFSELNDPLDQRERFLEQARARERGDEETHPVDEDFILALMHGMPPTGGLGVGIDRLTMVLTDKQSIREVILFPHLRAL
- a CDS encoding NUDIX hydrolase, with protein sequence MKREYPETPIPAVGAVIIHQGKVLLVKRSKEPSRGYWSIPGGVIELGERAREAIKREVKEECGIEIEVGPVLEVVDSIHRDAEGRLRFHYVIVDFLAFPKELGVCPSSDVEEVRWFSPEELEEVPLPPGTEELLQRAISLYSSRGR